From the genome of Pelobacter propionicus DSM 2379, one region includes:
- a CDS encoding TSCPD domain-containing protein, with product MSPKIPRPKAVPGFTIERRSACGKIYTTVTLSPSTATPMEVFIRFGKAGGCGSAMADGIARLVSYGLRSGLEPVDAFKALTGIGCHLGANTCLNCVAESIGIVLEHLKTGRDLNDLIEEADFAALNQIGQGADHHEI from the coding sequence ATGAGTCCTAAAATCCCACGTCCCAAGGCTGTTCCCGGCTTCACCATCGAACGCCGGTCTGCCTGCGGGAAAATTTACACTACCGTCACCCTGTCCCCCTCGACAGCTACGCCAATGGAAGTCTTCATCCGTTTCGGCAAGGCCGGAGGTTGTGGTTCTGCCATGGCCGATGGCATTGCTCGCCTGGTCTCCTACGGTCTCCGTTCGGGACTGGAGCCAGTCGATGCGTTCAAGGCTCTCACCGGCATAGGTTGTCATCTCGGGGCCAATACCTGCCTCAACTGCGTTGCCGAATCCATAGGCATCGTTTTGGAGCATCTGAAAACAGGGCGCGATCTCAACGACCTCATCGAGGAAGCTGACTTCGCGGCACTTAACCAAATCGGACAAGGAGCTGATCACCATGAAATATAG
- a CDS encoding conjugal transfer protein TraH, with protein sequence MKRTVITRTTAACLAATIALNPVLSWSGWVDDWVQQKSSTSPSYYEGSKRGYYTGGSFSARWANTDDHLFTASLPKLKSGCGGIDMFLGGFSFLNVDYLVQKLQNILSAAPAAAFDIALKTLAPQVADTIKTLEAITDRLNSLQLNDCKAAKALVATAASPFSSVMSDSLKAEMKTAQTDFMVSSGAKDLYQDVSKLFESEQKTNAGNKPGVPGTTQTSATSATAGCPTEVLQVFGDGSVLENLAGKKGMSSEYVKLVRGFIGDVVIQNPATTGTTYQAQYIPPCDKNNSFDSFISGSAQGRDTAGACADITDANKNLMVYVAGKMQSIATKIKSKTALTADEEAFLKSTPLSVGLILKNATATNTEGEVIGKLAELTARAYGYYMLLDLFGRAVQLQEMARNIMSTQKGNKAGASPETCQLALLGEGMQHIQTLEEKTLQLLSVAQQSYANAASEINAVEMIVQNMKKFDDTVFSELSDRFGKGIAMRATGRI encoded by the coding sequence GTGAAACGAACCGTGATTACCAGAACCACCGCCGCCTGCCTGGCGGCAACCATTGCCTTGAACCCGGTCCTTTCCTGGTCCGGCTGGGTCGATGACTGGGTACAGCAGAAAAGCTCCACTTCGCCCAGCTATTACGAGGGGTCAAAGCGTGGCTACTACACGGGCGGCAGTTTCTCTGCCAGGTGGGCAAACACCGACGACCATCTGTTCACCGCTTCTCTCCCAAAGCTGAAATCTGGCTGCGGCGGTATCGACATGTTCCTCGGCGGGTTTTCGTTCCTGAACGTGGATTATCTGGTACAGAAGCTCCAGAACATCCTGTCGGCAGCTCCGGCGGCAGCCTTTGACATCGCCCTGAAGACCCTGGCACCACAGGTGGCCGACACCATCAAGACCCTCGAAGCGATCACCGACCGGCTGAACTCGCTGCAGTTGAACGATTGCAAGGCGGCCAAGGCGCTGGTGGCAACTGCTGCCAGTCCGTTTTCGTCGGTCATGTCCGACAGCCTGAAGGCTGAGATGAAGACGGCCCAGACCGACTTCATGGTGTCGAGCGGCGCCAAGGATCTGTATCAGGATGTCAGCAAGCTGTTCGAGAGCGAACAGAAGACCAATGCCGGCAACAAGCCTGGTGTCCCCGGCACTACCCAGACCTCAGCCACCAGCGCTACTGCCGGGTGCCCGACTGAAGTCCTGCAAGTCTTCGGGGATGGATCGGTTCTGGAGAACCTGGCTGGCAAGAAAGGGATGAGCAGCGAGTACGTCAAACTGGTGCGCGGCTTCATCGGCGATGTGGTGATCCAGAACCCGGCAACGACCGGCACGACCTACCAGGCCCAATACATTCCTCCGTGCGACAAGAACAACAGCTTCGATTCCTTTATCAGCGGTTCCGCACAAGGACGGGATACCGCCGGGGCCTGTGCCGATATCACCGACGCCAACAAGAACCTGATGGTCTATGTGGCCGGCAAGATGCAGTCCATCGCCACCAAGATCAAATCAAAGACAGCACTCACCGCCGACGAGGAGGCGTTTCTCAAAAGCACTCCGTTGTCGGTCGGCCTGATCCTCAAGAATGCCACAGCCACCAACACCGAGGGCGAGGTCATCGGTAAACTGGCGGAACTGACTGCCCGGGCCTACGGCTACTACATGCTGCTTGATCTGTTCGGGCGTGCAGTCCAGTTGCAGGAGATGGCCCGCAACATCATGTCTACCCAGAAAGGGAATAAAGCCGGGGCTTCGCCGGAGACCTGCCAGTTGGCGCTCCTCGGCGAAGGTATGCAGCATATCCAGACGCTTGAGGAAAAGACGCTGCAACTTCTGAGCGTTGCCCAGCAGAGTTACGCCAATGCAGCCTCTGAGATCAATGCAGTGGAGATGATCGTCCAGAATATGAAGAAGTTCGACGACACGGTGTTTTCGGAATTATCGGACCGCTTCGGCAAGGGAATCGCCATGCGGGCAACCGGTAGAATCTAA
- a CDS encoding single-stranded DNA-binding protein has protein sequence MASLNRVELIGNLGRDPEIRYTPGGTAVASFSLATSEKVKTKSGEWEIRTEWHNIVLYARLAEVAGEYLTKGKSVYLDGKLKTRKWQDRDGKDRYTTEIIGDKLLMLGSKNGSIPDGSDDQPSSSQAHEDIPHDDTDPF, from the coding sequence ATGGCAAGTTTGAACCGCGTAGAACTCATCGGCAACCTGGGTCGTGATCCTGAAATCAGGTACACACCAGGAGGCACCGCTGTCGCAAGTTTTTCACTCGCGACCAGTGAGAAGGTAAAGACCAAAAGCGGTGAATGGGAGATCCGGACCGAGTGGCACAACATCGTCCTCTACGCACGTCTCGCAGAAGTAGCTGGCGAGTACCTGACAAAAGGAAAGAGTGTCTACCTCGACGGCAAACTCAAGACCCGTAAATGGCAGGACCGGGACGGTAAAGATCGCTACACAACAGAGATCATCGGCGACAAGCTTCTTATGCTTGGCAGTAAAAATGGCAGCATTCCTGACGGGAGTGACGACCAGCCATCAAGCAGCCAGGCACATGAGGACATTCCGCACGATGACACCGATCCGTTTTAG
- a CDS encoding conjugal transfer protein TraF, with the protein MRRLILASILQLSVTTASAGYYTDSAKGWWWYQKEPEKQAEKQEKKKKPPKSTPSLKDYSYEQVWEMHPDQFQEFAEALKKKAVQKPSEENVKEYFEVQEIARKKALAFSNVAQFVWQKYPELTTKKDYPITTPGNLARISQINEERQRILRDNRDDFALIYFQRPDCSYCDEQSRILDWFTNETGWTVKRVNISENPGLAAKFSVEITPTLILIQKGNQDYLPVSAGVISADEIEDKAYRAVRLLKGDISPEEYSLYEFQKGGSFDVKKRRLQEKERP; encoded by the coding sequence ATGAGGAGACTGATACTGGCTTCTATTCTCCAACTCTCCGTGACCACCGCTTCTGCCGGCTACTATACCGACTCGGCCAAGGGTTGGTGGTGGTACCAGAAAGAACCTGAGAAGCAGGCCGAAAAGCAGGAAAAGAAGAAGAAACCGCCCAAGAGTACGCCATCGCTCAAGGATTATTCTTATGAGCAGGTTTGGGAGATGCATCCCGACCAGTTCCAGGAGTTCGCCGAGGCATTGAAGAAGAAGGCTGTTCAGAAGCCGAGCGAAGAAAATGTGAAGGAGTACTTCGAGGTCCAGGAAATCGCCCGCAAGAAGGCGCTGGCTTTTTCCAACGTGGCCCAGTTCGTCTGGCAGAAGTACCCGGAGTTGACCACCAAGAAGGACTATCCGATCACGACTCCCGGCAACCTGGCCAGGATCTCCCAGATCAATGAGGAGCGGCAGCGCATACTGCGAGACAACCGGGATGACTTTGCCCTGATCTATTTCCAGAGACCTGACTGCAGCTACTGCGATGAGCAGTCCCGCATCCTTGACTGGTTCACCAACGAGACCGGCTGGACCGTGAAGAGGGTCAACATCAGTGAGAACCCGGGACTTGCAGCCAAGTTCAGCGTTGAGATCACGCCGACCCTGATCCTGATCCAGAAAGGGAACCAGGATTATCTGCCGGTCTCGGCAGGCGTCATTTCCGCCGATGAGATCGAGGACAAGGCATATCGGGCCGTGCGCCTCCTCAAGGGCGACATCTCCCCGGAGGAATATTCGCTCTACGAATTCCAGAAGGGTGGCAGCTTCGACGTGAAGAAACGCCGTCTTCAGGAAAAGGAGCGGCCATGA